One genomic segment of Rhizobium gallicum bv. gallicum R602sp includes these proteins:
- the edd gene encoding phosphogluconate dehydratase: MSANARISAITSRIVERSKPTRDRYLERLQAATSNGVNRSILGCANLAHGFAICSPSEKDALAGDRVPNLGIITAYNDMLSAHQPFETYPAIIREAAAEAGGIAQVAGGVPAMCDGVTQGQPGMELSLFSRDLIAMSAGIGLSHNMFDAALFLGVCDKIVPGLVIAALSFGHLPSIFVPAGPMTSGLPNDEKSRVRQLYAEGKVGRAELLEAESKSYHGPGTCTFYGTANSNQMLMEIMGFHLPGSSFINPGTPLREALTREAAKRALAITALGNEFTPAGEMIDERSIVNGVVGLHATGGSTNHTLHLVAMARAAGIQLTWQDIAELSEEIPLLARVYPNGLADVNHFHAAGGMGFLIKELLKKGMLHDDVRTVAGQGLEAYTIDVRLGDNATVVREPAPEKSHDGKVLASIETPFQSNGGLKMLRGNLGKAVIKISAVKPDRHIIEAPAIVFHSQQELQDAFKEGKLNRDFVAVVRFQGPKANGMPELHKLTPPLGVLQDRGFHVALLTDGRMSGASGKVPAAIHVTPEAVEGGPIARIMDGDIIRLDAIRGTLEVLLDAATLADREPVTADLSDNEFGMGRELFAPFRRSVGASDHGASVLFH; the protein is encoded by the coding sequence ATGTCCGCTAACGCACGCATTTCCGCGATCACATCCCGCATCGTCGAACGATCAAAACCGACGCGTGATCGATATCTGGAACGCCTGCAAGCCGCGACTTCCAACGGCGTGAACCGCTCGATACTCGGCTGCGCCAACCTCGCCCACGGCTTTGCGATCTGTTCCCCCTCCGAAAAGGATGCACTGGCGGGCGACCGCGTGCCCAATCTCGGCATCATTACCGCCTACAACGATATGCTCTCGGCCCATCAGCCGTTCGAGACCTATCCGGCGATCATCCGCGAAGCTGCGGCGGAGGCTGGGGGCATTGCCCAGGTCGCCGGCGGCGTTCCGGCCATGTGCGACGGCGTCACGCAGGGCCAGCCGGGCATGGAGCTGTCGCTCTTTTCCCGCGACCTGATTGCCATGTCTGCCGGCATCGGCCTGTCACACAACATGTTCGATGCGGCGCTCTTCCTCGGCGTCTGCGACAAGATCGTGCCGGGCCTCGTGATCGCGGCCCTCTCCTTCGGGCACCTGCCCTCGATCTTCGTGCCGGCGGGGCCGATGACCAGCGGGCTGCCCAACGACGAGAAGTCTCGTGTCCGCCAACTCTATGCGGAAGGCAAGGTCGGCCGCGCCGAGCTGCTCGAGGCCGAGTCCAAGTCCTATCACGGCCCGGGAACCTGCACCTTCTACGGCACGGCAAACTCCAACCAAATGCTGATGGAGATCATGGGCTTCCATCTGCCCGGCTCTTCCTTTATCAATCCGGGCACGCCGCTGCGCGAAGCGCTGACGCGCGAGGCGGCAAAGCGCGCTCTGGCGATCACTGCACTCGGCAACGAGTTCACGCCCGCCGGCGAAATGATCGACGAGCGCTCCATCGTCAACGGCGTCGTCGGCCTGCATGCAACCGGCGGCTCCACAAATCACACGCTGCATCTCGTCGCCATGGCGCGCGCTGCCGGCATCCAGCTCACCTGGCAGGATATTGCCGAACTCTCCGAGGAAATCCCGCTGCTTGCCCGCGTCTATCCGAACGGACTGGCGGATGTTAACCATTTCCACGCCGCAGGCGGCATGGGCTTCCTCATCAAGGAGCTTTTGAAGAAGGGCATGCTGCACGATGACGTGCGCACAGTGGCCGGCCAGGGTCTCGAAGCCTATACGATCGACGTGCGCCTCGGCGACAACGCCACGGTGGTTCGCGAACCGGCACCGGAAAAGAGCCACGATGGCAAGGTGCTCGCCAGCATCGAAACGCCGTTCCAGTCGAATGGCGGCCTTAAGATGCTGCGCGGCAATCTCGGCAAGGCGGTCATCAAGATATCCGCGGTGAAGCCGGATCGCCATATCATCGAGGCGCCGGCGATCGTCTTCCATAGCCAGCAGGAGCTGCAGGACGCCTTCAAGGAAGGCAAGCTCAACCGCGACTTCGTGGCGGTTGTGCGCTTCCAGGGGCCGAAGGCAAACGGCATGCCGGAGCTGCACAAGCTGACGCCGCCGCTCGGCGTACTGCAGGACCGCGGCTTCCACGTCGCCCTCCTGACGGACGGACGCATGTCCGGCGCGTCAGGCAAGGTTCCGGCTGCGATCCATGTGACGCCGGAAGCTGTCGAGGGCGGGCCTATCGCCCGCATAATGGACGGCGACATCATCCGGCTCGATGCAATTCGCGGCACGCTGGAAGTCCTCCTCGATGCCGCCACCCTGGCAGACCGCGAGCCGGTGACGGCCGATCTTTCGGACAATGAATTCGGCATGGGGCGCGAGCTCTTCGCTCCGTTCCGCCGCTCCGTCGGCGCCTCCGACCACGGCGCCAGCGTCCTCTTCCACTGA
- the zwf gene encoding glucose-6-phosphate dehydrogenase, with protein sequence MSSQIIPVEPFDYVVFGGSGDLAERKLLPALYHRQIEGQFTEPTRIIGASRSPLSDDEYRKFAQDALKEHLKKGEYDEAEVEKFCKRLFYVSVDARSDGGWDQLKKLLDEGKDRVRAFYLAVAPGIFGDISQKIAEHKLITKSTRIVVEKPIGRDLSSALSLNDTIGRVFKEEQIFRIDHYLGKETVQNLMALRFANALYEPLWNANYIDHVQITVAEAVGLEGRAGYYDTAGALRDMVQNHILQLLCLTAMEVPSSMDSEAVRDEKLKVLRALKPIDASNVEQVTVRGQYRAGASSSGPVRGYLEELEGGVSNTETFVAIKAEINNWRWAGVPFFIRTGKRLTGRMSEIVITFKPIPHAIFDQAAGRINQNQLIIRLQPDEGVKQSLMIKDPGPGGMRLRNVSLDMSFASAFNVRNPDAYERLLMDVIRSNQTLFMRRDEVEAAWQWVDPMLKGWETTGQLVQGYTAGTWGPSQAIALIEREGRTWHDNI encoded by the coding sequence ATGAGCAGCCAGATCATTCCCGTCGAACCCTTTGATTATGTCGTCTTCGGCGGCAGCGGCGATCTTGCCGAGCGCAAGCTCCTTCCCGCCCTTTATCACCGCCAGATCGAGGGCCAGTTCACCGAGCCGACGCGCATTATCGGCGCTTCGCGCAGCCCGCTTTCCGATGACGAATACCGCAAGTTCGCCCAGGATGCCCTCAAGGAGCATCTGAAGAAGGGCGAGTATGACGAGGCCGAAGTCGAGAAATTCTGCAAGCGCCTCTTTTACGTCTCCGTCGACGCGCGTTCTGACGGCGGTTGGGATCAGCTGAAGAAGCTGCTGGACGAGGGCAAGGACCGCGTCCGCGCCTTCTACCTCGCCGTCGCACCCGGCATCTTCGGTGACATCTCGCAGAAGATCGCCGAACATAAGCTGATCACCAAGTCGACGCGCATCGTCGTCGAAAAACCGATCGGCCGCGACCTTTCCTCGGCGCTGTCACTGAACGATACGATCGGCCGTGTCTTCAAGGAAGAGCAGATCTTCCGTATCGACCATTATCTCGGCAAAGAAACGGTGCAGAACCTGATGGCGCTGCGCTTTGCGAACGCCCTGTACGAGCCGCTGTGGAACGCCAATTACATCGATCACGTGCAGATCACGGTTGCCGAAGCCGTCGGCCTCGAAGGCCGCGCCGGCTATTACGACACCGCCGGCGCATTGCGCGACATGGTGCAGAACCACATTTTGCAGCTCCTGTGCCTGACCGCCATGGAAGTACCGTCATCGATGGATTCCGAGGCGGTTCGCGACGAAAAGCTGAAGGTCCTGCGCGCCCTGAAGCCGATCGATGCTTCCAACGTCGAGCAAGTCACCGTGCGCGGCCAGTATCGCGCCGGCGCCTCCAGCAGCGGCCCGGTCAGGGGTTACCTCGAGGAGCTCGAAGGCGGCGTTTCGAACACCGAGACCTTCGTTGCTATCAAGGCCGAGATCAACAATTGGCGCTGGGCGGGTGTTCCGTTCTTCATCCGCACCGGCAAGCGACTTACCGGCCGCATGTCGGAAATCGTCATTACCTTCAAGCCGATCCCGCACGCAATCTTCGACCAGGCGGCCGGCCGCATCAACCAGAACCAGCTCATCATCCGCCTGCAGCCCGACGAAGGCGTCAAGCAGTCGCTGATGATCAAGGATCCCGGCCCGGGCGGCATGCGCCTGCGCAACGTCTCGCTCGACATGAGCTTTGCGTCAGCCTTCAATGTGCGCAATCCGGACGCCTATGAGCGCCTGCTGATGGACGTCATCCGCTCCAACCAGACGCTCTTCATGCGCCGCGACGAAGTTGAAGCCGCTTGGCAGTGGGTCGATCCAATGCTCAAGGGTTGGGAAACAACCGGCCAGCTCGTGCAAGGCTATACCGCCGGCACTTGGGGCCCAAGCCAGGCCATCGCGCTTATCGAGCGTGAAGGCCGCACCTGGCACGACAACATCTAG
- the pgl gene encoding 6-phosphogluconolactonase, translating to MAAILHAFTNAAELASGLADKVTERLSAAITARAAASIAVSGGSTPKAFFQELSVRDLDWSKVTVTLVDERFVPADNERSNHLLVANNLLQNKAKAARFLPLYQKSGSAEDAAKLATAETKTIGNPFDVVILGMGGDGHTASFFPGGSNLAAALDPATPRGIITMEAEGAGEPRLTFTFSSLQDAGLLVLHIEGAGKKDTLSKAEDAGEEAEMPIRAVLRRAASPVEIYWAP from the coding sequence ATGGCAGCAATCTTGCATGCTTTTACCAATGCAGCGGAACTTGCAAGCGGCCTTGCCGACAAGGTGACGGAGCGGCTTTCTGCAGCGATCACAGCCCGCGCAGCGGCCAGCATCGCCGTTTCCGGCGGCTCGACCCCGAAGGCCTTCTTCCAAGAGCTCTCCGTCCGCGACCTCGACTGGAGCAAGGTGACCGTCACGCTTGTTGACGAGCGCTTCGTTCCCGCGGACAATGAGCGTTCGAACCATCTGCTGGTCGCCAACAATCTGCTGCAGAACAAGGCGAAGGCGGCGCGCTTCCTGCCGCTCTATCAGAAATCAGGCTCTGCCGAAGATGCGGCAAAGCTTGCGACTGCCGAGACGAAAACGATTGGCAACCCGTTCGATGTGGTGATCCTCGGTATGGGCGGCGACGGCCACACGGCATCGTTTTTTCCCGGCGGCAGCAACCTTGCTGCCGCGCTCGATCCGGCGACGCCGCGCGGCATCATCACGATGGAAGCGGAAGGCGCCGGCGAGCCGCGCCTGACCTTCACCTTCTCCAGCCTTCAGGATGCCGGGCTCCTGGTGCTTCACATAGAAGGCGCGGGTAAGAAAGATACGCTGTCGAAAGCGGAAGATGCCGGAGAAGAGGCCGAGATGCCGATCCGGGCCGTTTTGCGCCGGGCGGCTTCCCCGGTCGAAATCTACTGGGCGCCGTAA